Within Miscanthus floridulus cultivar M001 unplaced genomic scaffold, ASM1932011v1 fs_410_1_2, whole genome shotgun sequence, the genomic segment tagatcactcgagtggcactagatgaccgatatgcaaacaagtttgcccctcttgatagtacggccatctatcctaaacccggtcataaacttctctacacacctatgaccggtgaaatgaaatgccctaggttatacctttgccttgcgcattccattccatctccttcaatgtcgatgcaacacatgcaccaacacgatcaacaatgatatgatccacttcatatcatcacatgatcatattggttcatcgatcttgactctacttgctcttcaccgttgccatcgtccatcggcgtcaagtcttgctcaagcttcaccgccacgcggtccatcactccaaagccttcgacttgcccttcacgcttgcaaccggtccatcaagccaagtcttgtcttgatcttctccaccttgatcacatgactcaatgtcatgtctcatgtgcaataagctccttcatcatcacatgtgtgagctttgcaacatctccaagccattttcacctccatggcatatgttgctcacatacatgtacctgtggactaatcacctgtgtatctcacataaacacaatcaGTACATGACCAGTATTTCTCTTGTCATGGTTTTTCGAAAAACATATTGCAAAAGGCATTCGAACCTGATATATTATGGTCCCCGTATCCATGGGTTCATCAAAATTGTAATTATTCCCCATCTTTAGACTTAATGATATGCATTCACTTTATGGACTATGGGTATGTTATATGTTATATCGTCAtttcatttcttttctttttctttttgttgccATTTGCCAATTATTGATTATATACGTACGTCGTCACGTATATGACTGGCATTGTTTTCTGTCGATGCTCCATCCAGCTTCTTTTTTTCTCGTGGGCTGCGTGTCTTTCCTGATTTCTTCGTGGGCCATTTTTTTTGTTCCTCCGATCCAGCCCACCATCAGCCACTACGTCATTCAAGTGACCCCCTTTTCGTTTGCTCAAAAAAAAAGTGACCCCCATTTCTTCAAGAGGAAATTATTTCCTTGGCCCTAAAAAAAAGTGCCTCTTAGTTTCTTGGCTCTTTTTTTGTCGAACTTGCTTATTTGGCTCAGAATCGAGTTTTGTTTGGTTTCTTGGCCCTTCCGTCAGTTTGATGAGATAACGGGGTTAAGTTGTACGCGTAAAGACTATTTTACTCCTGGCGCTGAATGAAATAGATCAGCAACCTACAGATGCACTGTATGGGTTTTTTTCAGGTTGCTTAGtatcaataatttcccaaaatgaTCTACAATAATTTTTTGAAGCATGGAATCACTATTTTATATATACTAAaccatgcccgtgcgttgcaacgtaTCGAATAATACAAATGCTAAAAATCTATGTTGTGCAAGAAAACAGGCTAAATTTGGAGAATAGAAGTGTCacttataatggtaaaaagtccTGAGATGCGAATCACACGAGTCAGAATCACACGAGTCACGAGTCACGACTAAGTGCTTGCTTGCTTCTTCCCTGAGCCGTTGAACATCGGCACCTCCGATCCACGTCACTGCACATTTGTACACATTAGAATTCACCTAAACAAGCTCTTTGCCATCTCTCACACACTGCTACTAATACTATAACTGCACACTCTTGCTTGACTTGGTTTCTCAGTCTCTCAGAGTTTGTGAACAAAGCCACTGTCTACACTTGTCGCGGATGAACAAACCACGGGATGAATGTtatgtcgaactcaacaaatTTGCAAGAGATTTGTGTTTCTCCCTGCAAATTCTGCTCAGTTCAGCTCAAAGAAAGATCTGCTTCTGCTCCCATAGAACACTGTCCCATCCTTTTTCTCATGCTACTACCCACTGCTCGATCACCTTGTTGTCTGGCGTCTTTTCTTCCTTCTGTACAACGCCGTCGTCGTTGTCACTACCGAGCTCGATCGGCAGCTGCATTTTGGCTAGCGACGCGCTGTCAGCAGTGCCAACTCTGAAGAACAAGCCGTGGCGATCACGAGCATTTCACCCGTCTTCAACGCAAACGAGGAGCCATGAACCCGGAGACGAAGCTGCTGCTCGCCGAGCTTGACAAGCGCTTCGCCGCCCAGGACTAGCGCTTCGACGAGCGTTTCGACGCCCAGGATCGGCGCTTCAACGACCTGAAGGGCCAGATCTCGACCGCCGCCGACGCCTCTTCCTCCCGCCTCCAAGCGCTGCAGAAGGCCGTCCAGGTTTTCGACGAATGGCGGCCTGACGTCGAAGGCGTCATCGACGATCTAAAGCAGGAGGTCTCCAAGCTTTCCACGCTGAAGGTCGAGGTCGGTCGTCTGTCCAAGCACTGGGACCGGATCCTCGTCGACACCACCATCGCGGCGCCGGGCGTGTTCGCATCTACGCCTTCGTCCCCGAGCGCGGTCATCGCCAAGACCTCCCGTGACTCCGCCGTCGACACCAAAACGCCGGGGCGCCCACTGACTGGATCACCAGTCACATCGCCCAAGGGGCACCACGTCGACTCGAGGAACCGGACGGGTGAATTCGGTGTGGTCACCACCGTAATTCCACCCCCCGGCAAGGGTACATCGCCTTGCCGTCTTCCCCCACCGCCTCCCCCACCTCACCCTTATCcgtgtccaccaccacctccaccaaatCGTCCATGGGAATCGGGGTTTCAGGGCGGTAGTGGCGGGGGCTCTACCGGCAAGCTGCCTAAGGTTAATTTTCccatatttttttttctcgaacgtgccgtgtagcacgtatttcattaagaggaagtagaCAACACCGAACCAAACAACAAACGGCTCAACACTAGGTAACCAAAGGTTTCCCAggcgaggagaaagaagaaaaacagaAGCGAAAAAACTAAAGAAAACTACGACGAAGCCCGGCTAGTACCACAAGAGGGACTAAAAGCAACAACGGGCTAAGCTACAGCGAGCTAGTAAACTAGGCCATGGGCAACGATTGGACGACCTAGAGCGGGTACCCAGAGGTAGGCTAAACCTCGAGTTCAACCCCCTCCACCAGCTGGATGCCGTCAATCGCGCAGCCAGCCGGGAAGAGCATCCTAATTGCCTCGCGCTTGGACTCTGAGAGAGGCTCGTCGAAAACGGCCATGTACTTATCGAAATCGCCCTCCGCATCGGCCTGCGACGCCTGATCCTGCTGGTGGAGTCCCCATTTTGCCATCAGCACGTTCTGGGCTTGCACGGTCGGGTTGGAGGCTCTGCATCTGCTCTTGGCCGCAAGCCTCCCGCTACGACGTGGCGGTGAGGATGTGCATTCAACCGCACGACGCCTCCTAGGAACACGGAGACGTGGAGGTTCGACCAAGATCGGCTCCATGATGGTAGAGGAAAGCTGCGACCGTAGATACTGCGAGATGTCACTCGGTGACACCGGAGCTGGCGCCACAGCCGCTGCCGCGCCCATGGGCGACAAGACCATAGGCGGGGAAGTAACTCTGGACGGCGTCCTCGCATGGTCCGAGTGCTCCTCGTCTGAAGAAGCGGCCGAGCGAGATGGGCCAGCACAAAGCTGCGCCGGAAGGAGCGACCCTCCAGCTGGGACCCCCACCCCCGAGGGCTCCTCCAAGACGGCCAACTGCGGGTCGAACCTGCTGGGGGCGATGGAGGCTACAAACTCCTCGAGCATCGGGTCATCCGTGGCGTCGCGAACTGGGAGCACGTCGTGATGCCAAACCAACAGTGTCAACGGGTCAACCCAAGGAAGGCACGTCCCGCTGGCCGGCACGACGAGGTCGGCCGTAGCGTCGGTGGAGGGGGCGTTGGTGCCTTCCTGTGGCCGTCTTCGGCGCCTCTCGCGTCGGTGCCGACGGCCTCGGCCAACAGGCGTACCGGCAGACGGCACAAGCACAGCCCCACCCGACTCCGCCGGACCGACGAGAGCAGGTGGCTGCAGACGACGACCAGCCTGCGGGCCCAAGCGACGACGCTGTCGGCTCCCACCGGCGACCTCCGGAGCAGGAACTGTTCGCGGACGCTTACAGGCACGGGCCAGGTGGCCCAAACCATTGCAGCGTAGGCACCGGCATGGGAGGCGGCATGTCGCCACGCGGTGTTTCCAGGACAGGCAATTGAGACACCGGCCCCGGAGCTGCCGCTGCCACCCCTCACGTACGACACCCCGGCACTGCAACTGCCACCCCTCAGCGTCTGGAGCTGAGACGCGGCGACGCGTCCCCAGCCGTTGGTGCGCAGGCAAGCGCAGGGTCGCTGGTTCCGACTGATCCGATGTTGCCTGGGCTCCCCGGCCACCCGATCGATTATGGGCCTTGCGCCGCATCCGACGGCGGCGCTGGCGCTGACGGCGTCGGCGATGACGCCACGGGCGGCGTACCCTCGTCGCTCCACCGTCGCCGTCCGTTGGGGCcacagcagcagcggcagcgtcgATCGCGCCTGGTGCCGCAACATCCAGCGGACATGCCGGAGCAGTTGGGGTATCAGTTAGCGCCCCGCGAGCGGCCTCCAGGTACGACGAAGGAGAGCAATCGCCGATCGAGACGTCGGAGAGTAGATCTTCATCCTCGTCGGCCCACCGACGGAGCTTTGACCTCCCCATCGAGCCGCGTTCCGGGTGGAAAGGAAGGGCCGAGGGGGAAAGGCCGCTAGCCGCGCGTGGGGACGATGAGGAGGGCACCGGCCGGCAAAGTTGGACGTCCTTCTCACCTGGGGCAGGCTGGGAGAGGGTGGGCGCCAGACCCGGAGCGGGCGCCGGCGCAGGGCGGTGGACGCCAAACCCGGAGCAGGCGCCGGCGCAGCTGCCGCCCGCGTGCGAGCCATGCTCGGACGGAGGCGCTGGTGACCCGAGCGGAGAACGGGTAGGAGCATCGGAGGCTCCGAACTCGCCGAAACCTGGGAGAGGGGTGGAGAGTGACCTACCAAAGGATAGATCGGGCGATGGTGGTGACGAATCTGGGTGCTGATGGGGAGTAGCGGCTGGGGAAGGAGCGGATCTGAGCGGATTGGGTTGTGGCGGCTCGAGGAGGACGGAGGAGAGGGACGGGTCGGGGGGGTCAGGGTCGTCCATCCCCCTGATAGAAATATTTTCCCATATTTGAGGGCGAACATCCTAAAGCCTGGCTAAAAGACTGTGAAGATTACTTCGATCTCTACTCGGTTGAGCCGTTCAAATGGGTGCGGGTAGCCACAATGCACTGCAAACACGACGCTGCTACAATCTGTAGAAACCCAGCTCAAAACATGTTCCTGGCAATCCTTTTCCAAATTGATCCTGGAGCGTTTTGGCCGCAATGAGCATGAGCTCCTCATTCGGCATCTCTTCCACATTCACTAGTCCGGCACTGTTGACGCATACATCACACAGTACACTAGGCTCCTGGATCAGCTCACTGCTTATGCTCCGCACCCAGATCCTCTATACTATACACAGCGTTTCATTGATGGCCTGAAACCTGAAATCAAATCTGCAGTTCTTATGCAGCGCCCTTCTACTTTAGACTCTGCCTGTGTGCTTGCTCAGTTGCAGGAGGAAGTCGTGGGTGAGAGCCGACGTGCTCCACGCCGCTCTGATCGCGCACCAATGGCGGGCGCATTGCCTCTACCACCACCACCGTTGAAGCCTGGTGCTGCCGGGACAAACACGCGGCTGCTCCTACACACCAGCATACGGCCGCAGACAAGTACCGCGACCTCCGTGCACAGCGCCGCGCTCAGGGCCTGTGCGTGCGTTGTGCAGCCAAGTGGAGCCGCGATCACAAGTGCCCTGACCTGGTCCAGCTCCACCTCGTTCAGGAGTTGTGCGACTTATTTCAGTCACCAGATGATGACGAGAGTTCGGAACAGCCTCCATCTCCTACTCATTCACAGTTAATGGCTCACTTGTCAGTGGCTGCGGCGTCTGGTGTTTTACAGGGGCACTCTATATCCATATTGGTGGACTCCGGAAGTTCCCACACCTTCCTCGGCAGTAAACTCAGCTCTTCATTAACTGATATTCAGCTTCTCCAGCCGGTATTGTCAGTACAGGTGGCTAACGGTGAGATCCTGCAATGTGATCATCATCTTCCTAATGCAGTTTGGTCAGTTCAGGGATGCTCCTTTACAACAGACCTTAAGCTCTTACCTCTTCAGTCatatgacatgatcttgggtcACGATTGGTTGTCCAGCTTCAGTCCAATGCAGATACACTGGCAACAAAAGTGGATAGCTATTCCTTATAATGATTCTACTGCTGTGTTGATTGGTGATGCTCCTGAAATTCCAGTGGGTTCAGTGCTTCAACTGTCCTTGGTACAGTCTGATTCTGGTGAGCAGTCCATCACTTCTGAGTTGCTACCACCAGAATTCAATGCTCTGTTGACTGAGTTTGCACATTTGTTCAAGCCACCTACTGAGTTGCCTCCGCAACGTGATTGTGACCACTCCATCCCTCTGATTCCTGGATCACATCCGGTGTTTGTCAGGCCCTACCGCTATGCTCCGGTTCTGAAGAATGAGATTGAGCGTCAGGTCGCCGATATGTTGGAGCAGGGTCTTATTCAGAAAAGTAACAGTGCATTCTCTTCGCCGGTGCTATTGGTCAAGGAGAAAGACAACACCTAGCGCTTCTGCGTGGATTATCGCCACCTGAACGCTATCACAGTCAAGGGGAAATACCCAGTGCCCATTATTGATGAACTCTTGGACGAGCTGTCCGGTGCCAAGTATTTCACTAGCCTGGACCTTCAGGCGGGATTCCATCAGATCAGGATGAAACCTGGAGAAGAGTACAAGACGGCATTCCAAACCCATTTTGGCCAATTTGAATTCCGTGGCATGGCGTTTGGCTTAATCGGAGCACCCGGCTCATTTCAGGATGCAATGAACACAACCCTTGCTTCTTATTTGCGTCGGTTTGTTTTCGTGTTCTTCGATGATATACTCATCTATAGTCCGGACTTGTCTACTCATCTCGACCATCTCAGATTGGTGTCTGAGCTTTTGTCCAAGGATCAATGGAAGCTGAAACTTTCCAAGTGTACGTTTGCCCAAACTCAGCTGGCTTATCTCGGTCACGTAATCAGCAGCGCAGGCGTCAGTactgacccagccaagattgctGCAATTGCTCAATGGCCTGTTCCCACGTCAGTTAAGGAGCTTTGCGGGTTCTTAGGCTTGGCTGGGTACTACCGCAAATTCGTTCTCCACTTCGGAATCATTGCCAAGCCCCTCACTGCTCTACTTAAGAAGCACAGCTTGTTTATTTGGACACCTGAACATGAACTCGCATTTCAGCAACTGAAAGAAGCCCTCTGTCAGTCGCCTGTGCTCGCGCTTCCAAACTTCGCGCGCCCCTTCTGTATTGAGACCGACGCCTCCGACAATGGTATTGGTGCAGTGCTTATGCAGGACGGCCACCCATTGGCCTATCTGAGCAAATCTCTGGGACCCAAATCTCGTGGACTATCCACGTATGAGAAAGAATACATGGCTATATTGCTCGCGATTCAGTCTTGGCGGTCATACTTGCAGTTCCAGGAGTTTGTAATCTTGACAGATCAGAAAAGCTTGACTCAATTGAGTGACCAGCGCCTGCACACGTCGTGGCAGCAGAAGGTATTCTCCAAGCTTGTTGGCCTACAGTACCGCATCGTGTATCGCAAAGGTACTGATAACCGTGCTGCTGACGCACTATCTCGCCACCCTGCACCACCAGCCATATGTGCAGCTGTCTCCACTATGATTCCATCTTGGATTGCCTCAGTGACTGCTACTTATGATAGTGATCCTTCCACCCAAGATATCATTGCCAAGTTAGCCCTGAACTCTGAAGCAGTCCCTCATTTTTCCTTTCATTCGGGTGTGTTACGTTATCGCAACCGAATCTGGGTTGGGCATGATTCCAATATGCAGCACCGTATTATGACGGAATTCCACAATAGTGCCTGGGGCGGCCATTCGGGATTTCCAGTCACCTTTGCCAAACTGAAACGCTACTTTGCTTGGAAGGGAATGAAAGCAACAGTCAAGCAGTTTGTTCAGTCTTGCTCTATATGTCAGCAGTCCAAGCCCGATAGGTCCAAGACCCCGGGGCTCCTGCAACCATTACCAATCCCCGACAGCGCTTGGCAAGTTGTTTCTCTTGATTTCATGGAGGGCCTCCCTACGTCGAGTCACTACAATTGCATCCTGATGGTAGTTGCTCTCTTCACTAAATACGGGCACTTTGTCCCCCTCCGTCACCCCTTTACTGCTCCTATGGTTGCCCAGGCGTTCATGGATCATATATACCGCCTGCATGGTTTGCCAGTATCAATCGTCTCTGACCGAGACCGGATCTTCACAAGCCGATTTTGGTCTGAGTTATTCAAGTTGGCTGGTGTACAACTTTGCCGCAGTACTGCTTACCATCCTCAATCGGACGGACAGACCGAACGCCTGAATCAATGCCTCGAGACATACCTGCGATGCTTCGTGCACGCCTGCCCGTCCAAGTGGAGCAAATGGCTAGCAACTGCTGAATTCTGGTACAATACGTCTGAACATTCAGCTATTGGTCGCTCTCCGTTTGAAGCTCTGTACGGCTACCCCCCTCGCTTGATGGCTGTGCCGCCACGCCCCACTCTGAAACTGAAGCTGCTGGTTGGTCCTCTAACCGTGCTTGAATGGATCAGTTACTCCAGAGCCATCTCTACAGAGCTAAGCATCGCATGAAGAAGCGGGCAGATCAACACCGTTCGGAATGTTAGTTGCTGAATTCTCACttttggtagtaggagaattcttactctcatcgagagaggatgacactaggagttggggtaattttcttgtctatttctcacacaagctcacacaaatgccataccaacctgaggggttggcgTTACATATTTAtaagctgctagccagccaagcatatgccaagatgctagtctaagatgctagtctaagatgctaatatgctgtcctagctaagatgctatcctctagtctaagatgctgtcctctaagatgttgtcctctagtctaagatgctgtcctaaaaacagaaaaacagccacaaggactatgtgagcaacaacagccccacaaagaccagccacatgacttatccatcattctccccctaagtcttgtgcgtcgtcttgtgggagagttgaaccatcccggtcctggagcagagctcaaggaacttgatcctcccaaggggcttggtgagcaggtccgcaagctggtccttggtgttgatgtagttcgccttgatgctcccttcctccaaacagcctcggatgaagtggtacctcacccggatatgcttgctgcgttcgtggaacatggggttctttgccagggccagagcggacttgctgtccaccctgagctccaccgctctagtgtctctgtcgaggagatcaccaagcagtcgagcgagccagagcgcctgagtcgaagcggtggaggccgctatgtactcggcctcgcagctggacagggccaccacctgctgcttgaccgactgccagctaacgaggcacttgccgaggaagaagaggatcccgctcatgctcttgctggtgtcgatgtcgccggcgtggtcactgtcgctgtacccgacgaagtgtgccgccccaggacacctcgggtagtagaggccgtggtcgagagtccccgcaatgtagcggatgatcctcttcacagcctgctggtgctccatcgtcggtcgctgcatgaaccgactaacgtagccgacggagaatgccaagtccggccgtgtgtgggcgaggtagcgaaggctccccacaaggcgCCGGTACtatgtagcgtccacctcctccgtcgtgctgtcgcggctcagcttcagcctctcctccatcggagtgagagctgggttgcagtcggtgagcccagctagctcaacgacgcgcttggcgtaggcggtctgtcgaagcatgatcccggagtcatcctggtgcacctcgattcccaggtagaaggagagaggccccaggtcactcatctggaaggtggccttcatctcttccttgaatgccgccacctccgcatccttggtgccggtgatcaccaagtcgtcgacgtagacacccaccagcagggcatttcctccattgccctgtcggtagatggccgcctcgtgcgggctttgctcgaagcccatcccctttagcgtggaatccaacttggcattccacgctctcggtgcctgccgcaagccatagaaggccttgcgcaggcggagcaccttgccctccttgccggggatcgcaaatctcggcggctggtgcacgtagacctcctccttcaagtcgccgttaaggaacgccgacttgacgtccatgtggtgaacacgccagccctcctgggcagctagcgcaaggaggagtcgcacggactccatccgtgccacgggagcaaaagcgtcgtcgaagtcgaccccctcctgctgcacaaaacctcgtgccaccaagcgagccttgtgcttgacgatggcaccggcttcatccctcttcaacttgtacacccacttaagggtgatcgcgcggtgaccacgaggaaggtcaacaagctcccaggtgcggttcttctcaaccgcatccatctccaactgcatcgcggcgcgccatgccgcgtgtctctcggcctctgcaaacgaccaaGGCtcaccgtcgtcacacgcaaggtgcaactacgcctccaggtcgtgaggcaccggtcccggcaccggctggtcgccgagaaggttctccaccgtacggtaccgcaacagctcaccgtcgtggtacgcgtcgacgcgctcctcgtcgtgagagagcggagtagcgagctcaaccgtgccgtgctcgacacgagctggtggtggagtagacgtgcccggagtggtgcctgtcggtgctggagtgcgtggcgttgccggctgtggtggagccggcgaagagctcatcgcagccgaggtcctggctggagagcgtggtgctgtcggagtagcaggtgccggggtcggtggaggctcggagactggggtagacgcgctcgccgaagaagaactgcctactcccctagctccctcgaagtggacgtactcgatagtgaagtcgtcgtacgtcggagccgagccgtcgtccactgccttgtcccatgcccatcctcgcccttcgtcgaacacaacgtcgcgtgccgtgcgcacacgctgtgtcttcgggtcgaggatgcggtaggccttcgagccctccgcgtagccgatgaacactcccggagtgctcctatcgtcgagcttgctgatgtggccaagctccttggcgaatgcgaggcagccgaagacccgcaagtgggagaccgccggcttgcgcccatgccaagcctcgtacggcgtcctgccgtcgagcgccttggtaggcgagtggttgaggatgtagacggccgtcacgaccgcctctccccagaagatagccagcatccccctctgcttgaggagggcccgagccatccccacaaccatctggttgcgccgctcgacgacgccgttctgctgcgggctgtacggcacggagtagtggcgctgaatgccctcgtcagcgcagtacgacgcgaattcagccgtcgtgaattcgccgccgttgtcggtgcgcagcacgcgcagcttgcggccgcactccgcctccacagcagcctgcgcgcgcctgatggcgtccgcagcctctctcttgctgccgaggaccatcacccacatgtagcgggagaggtcgtcgacgagcagcaggaagtagcgtcgtcctcccagtgtggccggtgtcactgggccacacaagtccccgtgtacaagctcgagcctctccttggctcgaaagctcgcccgctggggaaaggggagtcgcctctgcttcgtcaacacgcagacgtcgcagagctgctccacatggtcgaggcacggcaggcctcgcaccatctccgtggcactgagccgcttcagggcctcaaagtgaaggtgcccgaaacgctcgtgccactgccacgcctcatcgtcccgacgagcagcgagacagaggggttgtgccacctgcacgttaagaacgtagagtcgatttgcgcttctggataccttggcaagaaggcgacgacaacgatcccaaatcctcatgactccgtcctcaaccaccacgcgcgaaccattctcatccagctgtcccaagctgatgatagagttccttaacgcggggatgtagtagactccggtgagcagcctgtgctcaccagacacggtggtgaagatgacggagccgacgcccttgatctccacaccggaggcatccccaaacttgacggagcctcgaacgctagagtcaagctcggtgaagaactcccgtcgaccggtcatgtgatgggtggcgccggtgtcgaggcaccacccgtcagtcttgtcgttgccggagctgtcgccgaggagggcgtgtgcttttggctcgtcgaggtagaggagagccgctgcggccggtgccgctggaggtagctcgatgctggcatgtgccatgaacagagccggctcctcctcctccgcct encodes:
- the LOC136531668 gene encoding uncharacterized protein; the protein is MAGALPLPPPPLKPGAAGTNTRLLLHTSIRPQTSTATSVHSAALRALAAASGVLQGHSISILVDSGSSHTFLGSKLSSSLTDIQLLQPVLSVQVANGEILQCDHHLPNAVCFSPMQIHWQQKWIAIPYNDSTAVLIGDAPEIPVGSVLQLSLVQSDSGEQSITSELLPPEFNALLTEFAHLFKPPTELPPQRDCDHSIPLIPGSHPVFVRPYRYAPVLKNEIERQVADMLEQGLIQKIKGKYPVPIIDELLDELSGAKYFTSLDLQAGFHQIRMKPGEEYKTQLKEALCQSPVLALPNFARPFCIETDASDNGIGAVLMQDGHPLAYLSKSLGPKSRGLSTYEKEYMAILLAIQSWRSYLQFQEFVILTDQKSLTQLSDQRLHTSWQQKVFSKLVGLQYRIVYRKGTDNRAADALSRHPAPPAICAAVSTMIPSWIASVTATYDSDPSTQDIIANTAYHPQSDGQTERLNQCLETYLRCFVHACPSKWSKWLATAEFWYNTSEHSAIGRSPFEALYGYPPRLMAVPPRPTLKLKLLVGPLTVLEWISYSRAISTELSIA